The Mycobacteriales bacterium nucleotide sequence CCTCGTCAAACGCGACACTGTCTGGACCGTCATGCTGACCGGCCGCTACACCGACGAGTTGTGCCGAGACGGTGACGTGTGGCGCTTTCACCGTCGAGTCGGCACCTTCCGCTGACCGGGGCGACTACAGAGACCACTTCTCAGTTGAGATATATTCTCGTTAAGCGACGGCCGCCCACGACTCGGAGGTGTCATGACCACGGATCTGCCGCTCCCCGAGCCCACCGAGCTCGACGAGCAGCGCAACACCGAGCTGATGCATCTCGCGAAGGATGCGGTGCTACGTGGCCGGCCCAGCGGTGACGAGGAGTGCCGCAACTGCCTTTACTACACCGACTCCAGCGAGGACATCTCCTACTGCTGGCACCCGAAGCTGCGGATCCTGGTCGGCGGCCCGTGGTGGTGCCAGTGGTGGGAGGAGATTCCCGAGGAGCTGCGATGAACGACAGGTCGTCGCGCGACACGCCCCAGCGGCGCGCGGTGCTCGACGTCATCAGCAACTCCGACGACCACCCGACCGCGGCCGAGGTGCTCGAGCGGGTGTGTGACGTGCTGCCCGGCGTCGGCGCGGCGACGATCTACCGAACCCTCGGCATGCTCGTCGAGTCCGGCCAGATTCTCGAGCTGCGGGTCGGCCAAGGGGCCACCCGCTACGAC carries:
- a CDS encoding transcriptional repressor, which codes for MNDRSSRDTPQRRAVLDVISNSDDHPTAAEVLERVCDVLPGVGAATIYRTLGMLVESGQILELRVGQGATRYDRNVERHDHLVCDSCGTVIDVHVPLDRRRSIDPLQVNEDFLVTGYDLRIHGECASCRAN